The following proteins come from a genomic window of Carnobacterium pleistocenium FTR1:
- a CDS encoding acyltransferase family protein, whose product MEYSEFLIKRFFRIYIPYLLMILFTFLLYFLFKDIQINGLTGWYYRKWDTPLDVKTFLEYIGSIGIYPTSYNPVIWSLIHEMRISIIFPIIMIMIKKYNWKKSLSIGFMLYLVGQLNEWFHIQESHGAHLSLFDTSHYMYFLLLGH is encoded by the coding sequence ATAGAGTATTCAGAATTTCTTATTAAACGCTTTTTTAGAATATATATCCCATATTTATTGATGATATTATTCACTTTTTTGTTATATTTTCTGTTTAAAGATATACAAATTAATGGTCTTACTGGATGGTATTATAGAAAATGGGATACGCCGCTAGATGTTAAGACATTTCTAGAATATATAGGAAGTATAGGTATCTATCCCACTTCATATAATCCGGTTATTTGGTCATTGATTCATGAGATGAGAATTTCAATTATTTTCCCAATAATAATGATAATGATAAAAAAATATAATTGGAAGAAATCCCTTTCTATTGGTTTTATGCTTTATTTAGTAGGTCAGTTAAATGAGTGGTTTCATATACAAGAGTCACATGGTGCTCATTTAAGTCTATTCGATACATCTCATTATATGTATTTTTTATTATTGGGGCATTGA
- a CDS encoding acyltransferase family protein, producing the protein MFSYKKSSIDCYSFSFYLYSRFYAWIVRVLFGTDSILMDFSYSIIDLGVCIGASMLIILVLSSKKIQNRLSNPILVLTGNLSYSLYMLHIPILLVVFRLLYGKISLIIVIFVAYALIFSLSYLTYKYIEIPSMKIGKNLATKRAKSLQSKTV; encoded by the coding sequence ATATTCAGTTACAAAAAAAGTAGTATTGACTGTTATAGCTTTTCTTTCTATTTATATTCAAGATTTTACGCATGGATAGTAAGGGTATTATTTGGAACCGACTCTATATTGATGGATTTCAGTTATAGTATTATTGATTTAGGCGTATGTATAGGAGCCTCTATGCTGATAATATTAGTATTATCTAGTAAAAAAATACAAAATAGACTTTCTAATCCGATATTAGTTCTTACAGGAAACTTATCATATAGTCTATACATGCTTCATATACCTATATTGTTAGTTGTATTTAGATTATTATATGGAAAAATATCGTTAATTATAGTTATTTTTGTAGCATATGCTTTAATTTTTTCTCTTTCTTACTTAACTTATAAATATATTGAGATACCATCTATGAAGATTGGGAAAAACCTTGCAACAAAAAGAGCTAAATCTTTACAAAGCAAAACTGTTTAG